Proteins found in one Mytilus edulis chromosome 2, xbMytEdul2.2, whole genome shotgun sequence genomic segment:
- the LOC139511051 gene encoding uncharacterized protein, translating to MDKEKTKNSRNIWITQNYSEKVGCVLAVVVSVPCLVIVVAAVTGWFTYRWFHKKAQNMNGLNNLPRQISYYESSGDFPTTTTTTEHEVSSGYEMTDIAYSEPIDCIDNEDRYNHIDHTRHREINESSTSKYHVMVSNEDKMILDGYHAINHFPKDRAPNKDYDRMSTVKMEQPGDLSDEQTSFNVYNTVPSDEYNEDTYYDIDFIDSYESD from the exons ATGGacaaagaaaagacaaagaacAGCAGAAACATATGGATAACCCAGAACTACTCTGAAAAAGTTGgat GTGTTTTAGCTGTAGTTGTTTCAGTACCTTGTTTAGTTATTGTTGTCGCTGCAGTCACTGGTTGGTTCACTTACAG ATGGTTTCATAAGAAAGCACAGAATATGAACGGACTGAATAACTTACCAAGGCAAATATCCTATTATGAGTCGTCAGGTGACTTCCCAACTACAACTACCACAACCGAACATGAAGTTTCTAGTGGATATGAAATGACAGATATTGCGTACTCTGAACCAATCGATTGTATCGATAACGAGGATCGATATAATCACATCGATCATACACGACACCGTGAAATCAATGAATCTTCAACGAGTAAATATCATGTCATGGTTTCCAATGAAGACAAGATGATCCTGGACGGTTATCATGCCATAAATCATTTTCCTAAGGATCGTGCACCCAATAAAGACTATGACAGAATGTCTACAGTTAAAATGGAACAACCTGGTGACTTGTCGGATGAACAAACTTCATTCAATGTATATAATACAGTACCTTCTGATGAATACAACGAGGACACGTATTATGATATCGATTTTATCGATAGCTATGAATCTGATTAA